In a genomic window of Alphaproteobacteria bacterium:
- a CDS encoding LysM peptidoglycan-binding domain-containing protein, translating to MKRPLLIALFGLAGTVAAVVLALFWGPNDEPAPQIPGMADSPQFLKPPTPLEPSQARPAGQQGEAQPSGPDQPPVFDVVRINPKGDTLIAGRASPGAEVTILDGEKVVGKVMADNRGEWVFIPREPLSPGKRHLKLSATTSKGVVLESAVQAEMVVPTRDDGAGSQGGGEPGRGNLSMDLIEDEKSGHLALSGQATPKGTLQIFLDNRLLGRVEADAKGRWALKNPLAVADSKMHVFRADELGVEGRVQARIELPYMREELMEDFARPNVWQVKSGQTLEKIALEVYGDKAAAKAIYEVNKNQLRTPSSLVPGQILFLPGWP from the coding sequence GTGAAGCGCCCTCTTCTCATCGCCCTGTTTGGATTGGCCGGAACCGTGGCCGCCGTCGTGCTGGCCCTGTTCTGGGGGCCGAACGACGAACCCGCGCCGCAAATTCCAGGCATGGCGGATTCGCCCCAATTCCTGAAGCCGCCGACGCCTTTGGAACCCAGCCAGGCCAGACCGGCGGGCCAGCAGGGCGAGGCGCAACCCAGCGGCCCGGACCAGCCGCCGGTGTTCGATGTGGTGCGCATCAATCCCAAGGGCGACACGCTGATCGCCGGACGCGCCTCGCCGGGGGCGGAAGTCACGATCCTGGACGGCGAGAAGGTGGTGGGCAAGGTCATGGCCGACAATCGGGGAGAATGGGTCTTCATTCCCCGCGAACCGCTTTCTCCCGGCAAGCGCCATTTGAAGCTCTCCGCCACCACGTCCAAGGGCGTTGTTCTCGAATCCGCCGTCCAGGCCGAGATGGTCGTGCCGACGCGCGACGATGGGGCGGGATCGCAAGGCGGAGGGGAACCCGGACGCGGCAATCTGTCGATGGACCTGATCGAGGACGAGAAATCGGGCCATCTGGCGCTTTCCGGACAGGCGACGCCCAAGGGCACGCTGCAAATCTTCCTCGACAACCGGCTGCTGGGCCGGGTCGAAGCCGACGCCAAGGGCCGCTGGGCGCTGAAGAATCCGCTGGCGGTGGCCGACAGCAAGATGCATGTCTTCAGGGCCGACGAATTGGGCGTCGAGGGTCGCGTTCAGGCGCGCATCGAACTGCCCTATATGCGCGAAGAGCTGATGGAGGATTTCGCTAGGCCCAATGTGTGGCAGGTGAAGTCGGGTCAGACGCTGGAGAAAATCGCCTTGGAAGTTTATGGCGACAAGGCGGCGGCCAAGGCCATCTATGAGGTCAACAAGAACCAGTTGCGCACGCCCAGTTCCTTGGTTCCCGGACAGATCCTGTTCCTGCCCGGCTGGCCTTGA
- a CDS encoding BrnT family toxin — protein MKFDFDANKDAANREKHGLSLAFGAKVLADPSRLEILDVRFDYAEERFIVYGNVLGRIYVCVFAERGRTRRIISVRKANERETSRYDKTPR, from the coding sequence ATGAAATTCGATTTCGATGCGAACAAGGATGCAGCCAACCGAGAGAAGCATGGCTTGTCGCTGGCTTTCGGCGCCAAGGTGTTGGCGGATCCCAGTCGTCTCGAGATTCTCGATGTGCGTTTCGACTATGCCGAAGAGCGATTTATCGTCTATGGCAACGTTCTGGGACGCATTTATGTCTGTGTCTTTGCCGAACGCGGTCGGACGCGCCGCATCATCAGCGTGAGAAAAGCCAATGAGCGTGAAACGAGCCGCTACGACAAAACCCCGCGCTGA
- a CDS encoding helix-turn-helix domain-containing protein produces MSVKRAATTKPRAEPDVDAPLSDDEFERGLGAALARKARAATGLSQSVFSKRFGIPAATLRDWEQGRRAPDGATQSYLRVIAKMPDAVAKALKAA; encoded by the coding sequence ATGAGCGTGAAACGAGCCGCTACGACAAAACCCCGCGCTGAACCGGATGTTGACGCGCCACTGAGCGACGACGAGTTCGAACGCGGTCTGGGCGCGGCACTGGCCAGGAAAGCCCGTGCCGCCACGGGGCTTTCGCAAAGCGTTTTTTCCAAGCGCTTCGGCATTCCGGCGGCCACTTTGCGCGATTGGGAACAGGGCCGTCGCGCCCCGGATGGAGCCACGCAAAGCTATCTGCGGGTGATCGCCAAAATGCCCGATGCGGTGGCCAAGGCGCTTAAAGCGGCGTAA